In Coriobacteriia bacterium, the following are encoded in one genomic region:
- the rapZ gene encoding RNase adapter RapZ, which translates to MAEMHEEQEKINIVIVTGMSGAGRSLALSALEDFGYFCVDNLPPAMIEQIASLALLPDSSIKRIAIACDIRGGKQFYDLLDELDDEDLAMYSPLLLYLDASDATLVNRFKETRRPHLLEEETHSLAAAIKRERTLLEPVRQRADVIIDTSDLRASELRARIQSEFSVTPAADSLAVSVSSFGFKFGPPVDADIVFDVRFLPNPYYDPKLKPLSGLDKPVSDYILARPETVQFLDAWMPLLESVLPSYLAEGKLHLSIALGCTGGRHRSVALAEKTADSLTEIGYRTTVIHRDINRGTNH; encoded by the coding sequence ATGGCCGAAATGCATGAAGAGCAAGAGAAAATCAACATCGTCATCGTGACGGGCATGTCGGGTGCCGGTCGTTCACTCGCGCTCTCCGCGCTCGAGGATTTCGGTTATTTCTGCGTCGACAACTTGCCTCCCGCGATGATTGAACAAATCGCAAGTCTGGCTCTTTTGCCGGATTCCTCGATAAAACGCATCGCGATTGCTTGCGACATTCGAGGCGGTAAGCAGTTTTACGACCTTCTCGACGAGCTCGACGACGAGGATCTGGCGATGTACAGTCCGTTGCTTCTCTATTTGGACGCGAGCGACGCGACACTTGTCAATCGGTTCAAAGAGACGAGGCGCCCACATCTTCTCGAAGAAGAGACGCATTCGCTGGCTGCGGCGATTAAAAGGGAGCGCACGCTGCTCGAGCCCGTCAGACAGCGCGCCGATGTCATCATCGACACCTCCGATTTGCGCGCCAGCGAGTTGCGCGCACGGATTCAAAGCGAATTTTCTGTTACGCCGGCTGCCGATTCTCTGGCGGTTTCGGTCTCGTCGTTCGGCTTCAAGTTCGGCCCGCCCGTCGATGCCGACATCGTTTTCGACGTGCGGTTTTTGCCGAATCCCTATTATGACCCGAAGCTCAAACCCCTCTCCGGTCTCGACAAGCCTGTTTCGGATTATATTTTGGCTCGACCGGAAACGGTCCAGTTCCTCGATGCATGGATGCCGCTTCTCGAATCGGTGCTGCCGAGTTATCTCGCCGAAGGGAAACTTCATCTGTCCATCGCGCTCGGTTGCACGGGAGGCAGACACCGTTCGGTCGCCCTTGCCGAAAAGACGGCGGACAGTTTGACTGAAATCGGATACCGGACGACGGTCATCCATCGCGACATCAATCGGGGCACGAATCACTGA